TCCATTATTCTGTCTTGAAATAATCCTGATCAATAACCTTTGTTTACTGTTTTCTCTGTTTTTTGATTGATAAGGACTATAATAAAAATGATAAGGAGATAGACGTTTATGGGTATACCCGAATTGGTTGAAAAACACCTTCAAAGCATATTTCAGGCATCAGGAGACGAGTGGGCAAAGACGGAGGATGCCTTTATGCATTTGTGTTCCAGCTGGGAGAAAAAAGAGAGCCTTTTTTCAGAGCAGATCAGGCTTCTGGATATGGAAGAGCTTCAATCTATCTCTCCAGAGGATCCACGGGGAATGCTATTCCTTACTTTTTCCGGTTCCCTGGTCAGCCTTGGTTACGGGAAAGAGCGATGGATGGAATATGCCAGCATTAAACTTCGGACGGATGTTCCGGATATTGTCCTCTGTGACAAGACCTCCCTGGCAGGATCGACAGCTTATGGCCAGTCTGCCCGGTTTGACAGAGGACCCCTCAAGAGTACTTCTGCCCTGTATAAGATAGTGGCCTGTAAGGCTGAGGTTCCTGAAAAAGAACAGGAAAAGCGTATCCGCGAGGCGACTGTCTTTCTGACCAACTCCTTCATTCATCTGAACAGGGATCTGACTCTTCCCGTAAGCGGTCAGGAAGCCGATCAGTTTAACAAGCAGAATATCATTGCCTATCTGGCACGGAAAAGTGGTTTGACACAGGACAAGGTTCGGGAAGTGACGGATGATTATATCTCCATGGTGGAGACGGGTATGCTTATGGGGAAGAGTGTTTCCCTTGGAAGACTCGGACGTTTTTCACTCAATTTGAAACCAAGCCGGAAAGCGCGGCTGGGAAGGAATCCCAAAACAGGGGAAGAAATCACCATTCCTGCCAGGGAGGCCCACTGGAGTCCTGTGTTTAAGTTTTCTTCCAGTAGTAAGGAGAAGGCCGGGTCAATGCCGCTGCCTGAACCAGAGGATGAAGACTGAGGTCTATGCCTCGGCTTCTGTTGTTACTAAGCGCGAGTTTATGATAGACTAAATAGTAATATGAAAAAGGAAGTCTTCATGAAGTCTATTAATCCTCTCTATCTCATATCGTTACTCTTTTTATTACTCCTCTCCCAGGGTGTTTTTGCCTTGCAGGTCGGTGACAGCATTCCGGGTTTTTCTGTAGTTTCGGGTACGGGTCAAATCCTGATCAGGGATGACCTGAATAACAAGAAAGTGATGCTTTTTTATGAAGATCGATCTCAACTGGATCTGAACCAGGAGCTGAAGGATTATCTGAAGACTCTGACTCTGGATAAAAATAGTGTATTCACTGCAGCCATAGTGGACTGTTCTGACCTGGGGCTCTTTAAGAAACTCTGGGAGGATAAACTTGTTGATCAATCCCGTAAAAGCGGTCTGTCCGTCTATGGCGATTGGAACGGGAAGATGAAAGAACGATTTCGCTA
This window of the Oceanispirochaeta sp. genome carries:
- a CDS encoding HU family DNA-binding protein, which produces MGIPELVEKHLQSIFQASGDEWAKTEDAFMHLCSSWEKKESLFSEQIRLLDMEELQSISPEDPRGMLFLTFSGSLVSLGYGKERWMEYASIKLRTDVPDIVLCDKTSLAGSTAYGQSARFDRGPLKSTSALYKIVACKAEVPEKEQEKRIREATVFLTNSFIHLNRDLTLPVSGQEADQFNKQNIIAYLARKSGLTQDKVREVTDDYISMVETGMLMGKSVSLGRLGRFSLNLKPSRKARLGRNPKTGEEITIPAREAHWSPVFKFSSSSKEKAGSMPLPEPEDED
- a CDS encoding YtfJ family protein, which translates into the protein MKSINPLYLISLLFLLLLSQGVFALQVGDSIPGFSVVSGTGQILIRDDLNNKKVMLFYEDRSQLDLNQELKDYLKTLTLDKNSVFTAAIVDCSDLGLFKKLWEDKLVDQSRKSGLSVYGDWNGKMKERFRYEDKTSTFIVINESGEVVYFKAGVISSSEFPKISNLVQ